In one Drosophila pseudoobscura strain MV-25-SWS-2005 chromosome X, UCI_Dpse_MV25, whole genome shotgun sequence genomic region, the following are encoded:
- the LOC117184892 gene encoding uncharacterized protein — translation MEAEADAIREFASRSGCEFAFIPPRAPHMGGLWEAGVKSAKGLLLRAIGSALLTAEELETVLVGIEAVLNSRPLGPLSPDPSDGDALTPGHLLTGGPLIAPPAPRTPDQEGLSCLKRWRLVSSARQMFWQRWSREYVLGLQIRCKWHQEEPNIKEGDLVIVAEDNLPPQQWLLGRVVGTTAGQDGRVRVVELRTSSGATFRRPIHKLALLPMV, via the coding sequence ATGGAGGCGGAAGCGGACGCGATACGCGAATTTGCGTCAAGAAGCGGGTGCGAGTTTGCCTTCATACCGCCTCGAGCACCGCACATGGGCGGACTTTGGGAGGCCGGTGTGAAGTCTGCCaagggcctactcctacgCGCCATCGGAAGCGCTCTCCTCAccgcagaggagctggagaccgtgctggtcgggatcgaggcggtgctcaactcgcgcccgctaggacccctaagcccagacccaagcgacggagacgcgctgactcccgggcacctgctgacaggcgggccaCTCATCGCACCTCCAGCACCGAGGACCCCGGACCAGGAGGGTCTGAGCTGCTTAAAGCGATGGCGGCTTGTCTCGTCAGCCAggcaaatgttctggcagcgatggtcccgggaGTATGTGCTAGGATTACAAATCAGATGCAAgtggcaccaggaggagccaAACATAAAGGAAGGCGACCTAGTAATCGTCGCCGAGGACAACCTGccccctcaacagtggctcCTCGGAAGGGTGGTCGGAACAACCGCCGGGCAGGACGGAAGGGTCAGAGTGGTCGAGCTAAGGACGAGCAGCGGAGCCACGTTCAGGAGGCCGATACACAAATTGGCGCTTCTGCCAATGGTTTGA